The Drosophila bipectinata strain 14024-0381.07 chromosome 2L, DbipHiC1v2, whole genome shotgun sequence genome has a segment encoding these proteins:
- the GramD1B gene encoding serine-rich adhesin for platelets isoform X10, giving the protein MHFVTQQRAQNQHHQPQKSNPSSSSSLASASSSSISSCSGSGSGSGSGSGSGAGSSRFVALRKSASQGALPKSLATAQSLFLRPSAQSKHKRTASLNAAPMRDSITEEITITTTTTTSTLSTKLLTIQEAAGSLEQSSLSKSSSSKQIASTTAPTGGSPPSSARLSPKPRHDSCGSSPGLGQAATSTSPCATSSPLNGSSQGATPSINIVSSDSSRDQPLQSQSVDSNGFTAPVGSLTDSPCSRKSSTSSKGKASQPKLSTSSSGRDELSLSLVSQQDISQHRLSDLTPHELSLLRVDREQQVTSSSSTSNEKPAKPSRLSERAKKKSWYNVIYPNYKSRAEDFKKLFKDVPNDERLIVDYSCALQRDILVQGRLYVSQNYVCFHANIFSWETFLSIKWKDVTAITKEKTALVIPNAISIASGKDKYFFATFTSRDKSFLMLFRVWQNTLMNKQFSPQEIWKYVHSSYGEELGLTTDDEDYIDPTLDNGNETDFDFQTAIDDDSQSQRQSQQSNQSNQSNPQLPQSGNSSASSGGGASRASAPRKSKTKYFFNSSKSSANASASGSDNNKTRESSRKLNKKMKQNAKELTLSSVKPAEQSVSVTMTQVPVASSSSTAGSTTNTSTSSTVANHSGSGTLTGSGSGSGPVAPSGTDKKSAEKKISTASSSGAAAAAAAVAASDGTSGCPATESKLETKRKLSKNHKTADEAVPTDVSDSSDSEANNVPFVPTTECTSTHEGRQIVHTILPINVDTLFNMLFSKSKFLTDFHASRKSTDLIMGEWSRNEEGLNVRTVNVTVQLAASVGPKSSKVTEYQTMRECSKPGELYSIDVNSVNAGIPYADSFSVLIHFCLARTVDDHTMLSVHTQIKYKKSIWGVVKGFIEKNTWAGLEDFFGSQLHALQSETCIPPAKGKGRRPRRGMNPPSATSTSSSAKTATATTTTTAAVATTTSTDNDSIHEAPHHLSPSLLFTQPHQQHQHQHLHMHHHHHHHHGGQQHHHHHHQQHGHFDARPSHHHQPLSNHHYPHHQHPHWHHRKTITHSSRGTATQIRPLEEAGGTAQPGIAGLPGDTLDTQPLVAGAAVGAAPGHPLLLEGGKQPHLHQQQSHQHLHLQQHHKQQQQLHPGGDDGQPLAMGHGQGHRLGFRHRGLSLLVILLLCLMLALNVILLLKLWKLEERIDVDLSRRARLPNLAALKDLPNTNQEWLELLRDQEIAHEAELDKWQQVLQTAIELLKKVSNVCEKIYNDGKLRQRIESMSMPAHSEF; this is encoded by the exons GCGCGACTCCATCACTGAGGAGATCACGATTacgaccaccaccaccaccagtaCTCTGAGCACCAAGCTACTGACCATCCAGGAGGCCGCCGGCAGCCTCGAGCAGAGCAGCCTCTCCAAATCGTCGTCCTCCAAACAGATCGCTTCCACGACAGCCCCAACAGGTGGATCGCCGCCCAGCAGTGCTCGTCTCTCGCCAAAGCCGCGGCATGACTCCTGCGGAAGCAGTCCTGGCCTAGGGCAGGCTGCCACCTCCACGAGTCCCTGCGCCACTTCCAGTCCCCTGAACGGCTCCTCCCAGGGCGCCACGCCCAGCATAAATATCGTGTCCAGCGACTCGAGCCGGGATCAGCCCCTCCAATCGCAGAGCGTAGACTCGAACGGGTTCACCGCCCCGGTCGGAAGCCTCACGGACAGCCCCTGCAGCCGCAAGAGCTCCACCAGCTCCAAGGGGAAGGCGAGCCAGCCCAAGTTGTCCACCTCCAGCAGCGGACGTGATGAG CTCTCCCTCTCGCTTGTCTCCCAGCAGGACATCTCCCAGCACCGGCTGAGCGACCTCACCCCGCACGAGCTGAGCCTTCTCCGCGTGGACAGGGAGCAGCAGGTgaccagcagcagctccaccTCCAACGAGAAGCCGGCCAAGCCCTCCCGGCTCTCGGAGCGGGCCAAGAAGAAGTCCTGGTACAACGTCATCTACCCCAACTACAAGTCGCGTGCCGAGGACTTTAAGAAGCTCTTCAAGGACGTGCCCAACGATGAGCGTCTGATTGTGG ATTATTCGTGTGCCCTGCAGCGTGATATTCTAGTTCAGGGACGATTGTACGTATCACAGAACTACGTCTGCTTCCACGCCAACATCTTCTCCTGGGAGACCTTCCTGAGCATCAAGTGGAAGGATGTAACGGCCATTACCAAGGAGAAGACGGCCTTGGTGATACCCAATGCCATTTCGATAGCCAGCGGCAAGGACAAGTACTTCTTTGCCACGTTCACGTCGCGCGACAAGAGCTTCTTGATGCTCTTCCGTGTCTGGCAGAACACGCTGATGAACAAGCAGTTCTCGCCACAGGAGATTTGGAAGTACGTGCATAGCTCCTACGGCGAGGAGCTGGGCCTAACCACCGACGACGAGGACTACATCGATCCCACGCTGGACAACGGCAACGAGACGGACTTTGACTTCCAGACGGCCATCGACGACGACAGTCAGTCGCAGCGCCAGTCGCAACAGTCGAACCAGTCCAACCAGTCCAATCCCCAGCTGCCCCAGAGCGGCAACAGCAGCgccagcagcggcggcggtgCCAGCCGGGCCTCAGCCCCCCGCAAGTCAAAGACGAAATACTTCTTCAACTCGTCCAAGTCCTCGGCCAACGCCTCGGCCAGCGGTTCGGACAACAACAAGACCAGGGAGAGTTCGCGCAAACTCAACAAGAAGATGAAGCAGAACGCCAAAGAGTTGACGCTCAGCTCCGTGAAGCCGGCGGAGCAATCGGTCAGTGTTACCATGACCCAGGTGCCCGtagccagcagcagcagcactgcCGGCTCCACTACGAACACATCCACCTCCTCCACAGTCGCCAACCATTCCGGTTCCGGGACCTTGACTGGTTCAGGATCAGGTTCTGGCCCAGTAGCTCCAAGCGGCACCGATAAGAAGAGCGCTGAGAAGAAAATCAGCACGGCTTCTAGTTCAGgcgcagcagctgcagcagcggcCGTGGCGGCTTCGGATGGCACCTCAGGTTGTCCTGCGACGGAGTCTAAGCTGGAGACCAAACGCAAGCTGAGCAAGAATCACAAGACCGCCGACGAGGCCGTGCCCACAGATGTGTCCGACTCGTCCGACTCCGAAGCGAACAATGTGCC ATTTGTGCCCACCACAGAATGCACTTCCACGCACGAGGGTCGCCAGATTGTGCACACCATCCTGCCCATCAACGTGGACACTCTGTTTAACATGCTCTTCAGTAAATCCAAATTCCTGACGGACTTCCACGCCTCGCGCAAGTCCACAGACCTTATAATGGGCGAGTGGTCCAGGAATGAGGAAGGCCTGAACGTACGAACCGTAAACGTCACCGTGCAGTTGGCCGCCTCCGTGGGTCCCAAGTCCTCAAAG GTGACTGAGTACCAGACCATGCGGGAGTGCAGCAAGCCCGGGGAACTGTATTCCATAGACGTAAATAGTGTAAACGCAGGCATTCCATATGCGGACAGTTTCAGCGTACTCATCCACTTCTGCCTCGCCAG GACGGTCGATGATCACACGATGCTGTCGGTACACACCCAGATCAAGTACAAGAAGTCGATTTGGGGCGTTGTCAAGGGATTCATCGAGAAGAACACTTGGGCGGGTCTGGAGGACTTCTTCGGCTCCCAGCTGCACGCGCTCCAGAGCGAAACGTGCATTCCGCCCGCCAAGGGCAAGGGACGGCGTCCGCGGAGGG GCATGAATCCCCCTTCTGCGACATCAACATCCTCATCGGCGAAAACAGCCACTGCCACGACCACCACCACTGCAGCTGTGGCCACCACGACGAGTACGGACAATGACAGCATTCACGAGGCGCCACATCATCTGTCACCCAGTCTGCTGTTCACCCAGCCccaccagcagcaccagcaccagcacctgCACAtgcatcaccaccaccaccatcaccacggTGGCCAGCAGCATcatcaccatcatcatcaacagCACGGCCACTTCGATGCCAGGCCCTCCCATCATCATCAACCGCTTTCCAATCACCATTACCCTCATCATCAGCATCCCCATTGGCATCATCGTAAGACAATAACTCATTCGAGCCGAG GAACCGCCACACAAATACGCCCCCTGGAGGAAGCAGGCGGCACGGCACAGCCGGGCATCGCCGGCTTGCCCGGCGACACCCTAGACACCCAGCCGCTTGTCGCCGGGGCTGCAGTCGGCGCCGCTCCCGGTCACCCGCTGCTGCTCGAGGGCGGCAAGCAGCCCCATCTCCACCAGCAGCAGTCGCACCAACACCTCCACCTACAGCAGCACcacaagcagcagcagcagttgcacCCGGGCGGCGACGACGGCCAGCCGCTGGCGATGGGTCACGGGCAGGGTCACAGACTCGGTTTCAGACACAGGGGCTTGTCGTTGTTGGTTATTCTGTTGCTGTGCTTGATGCTGGCATTAAATGTGATATTATTACTTAAGCTCTGGAAGCTGGAGGAACGGATTGACGTGGATCTCAGTCGGCGGGCGCGACTGCCCAACTTGGCGGCCTTAAA ggaCCTACCTAACACAAACCAGGAATGGCTGGAGCTGCTGCGCGATCAGGAAATCGCACACGAAGCCGAGCTAGATAAGTGGCAGCAGGTGCTCCAGACTGCCATTGAGTTGCTGAAAAAGGTGAGCAATGTGTGCGAAAAGATCTACAACGACGGCAAGCTGCGTCAGCGGATCGAGTCGATGTCTATGCCGGCGCACAGTGAATTCTAA
- the GramD1B gene encoding serine-rich adhesin for platelets isoform X11, producing the protein MHFVTQQRAQNQHHQPQKSNPSSSSSLASASSSSISSCSGSGSGSGSGSGSGAGSSRFVALRKSASQGALPKSLATAQSLFLRPSAQSKHKRTASLNAAPMRDSITEEITITTTTTTSTLSTKLLTIQEAAGSLEQSSLSKSSSSKQIASTTAPTGGSPPSSARLSPKPRHDSCGSSPGLGQAATSTSPCATSSPLNGSSQGATPSINIVSSDSSRDQPLQSQSVDSNGFTAPVGSLTDSPCSRKSSTSSKGKASQPKLSTSSSGRDEDISQHRLSDLTPHELSLLRVDREQQVTSSSSTSNEKPAKPSRLSERAKKKSWYNVIYPNYKSRAEDFKKLFKDVPNDERLIVDYSCALQRDILVQGRLYVSQNYVCFHANIFSWETFLSIKWKDVTAITKEKTALVIPNAISIASGKDKYFFATFTSRDKSFLMLFRVWQNTLMNKQFSPQEIWKYVHSSYGEELGLTTDDEDYIDPTLDNGNETDFDFQTAIDDDSQSQRQSQQSNQSNQSNPQLPQSGNSSASSGGGASRASAPRKSKTKYFFNSSKSSANASASGSDNNKTRESSRKLNKKMKQNAKELTLSSVKPAEQSVSVTMTQVPVASSSSTAGSTTNTSTSSTVANHSGSGTLTGSGSGSGPVAPSGTDKKSAEKKISTASSSGAAAAAAAVAASDGTSGCPATESKLETKRKLSKNHKTADEAVPTDVSDSSDSEANNVPFVPTTECTSTHEGRQIVHTILPINVDTLFNMLFSKSKFLTDFHASRKSTDLIMGEWSRNEEGLNVRTVNVTVQLAASVGPKSSKVTEYQTMRECSKPGELYSIDVNSVNAGIPYADSFSVLIHFCLARTVDDHTMLSVHTQIKYKKSIWGVVKGFIEKNTWAGLEDFFGSQLHALQSETCIPPAKGKGRRPRRGMNPPSATSTSSSAKTATATTTTTAAVATTTSTDNDSIHEAPHHLSPSLLFTQPHQQHQHQHLHMHHHHHHHHGGQQHHHHHHQQHGHFDARPSHHHQPLSNHHYPHHQHPHWHHRTATQIRPLEEAGGTAQPGIAGLPGDTLDTQPLVAGAAVGAAPGHPLLLEGGKQPHLHQQQSHQHLHLQQHHKQQQQLHPGGDDGQPLAMGHGQGHRLGFRHRGLSLLVILLLCLMLALNVILLLKLWKLEERIDVDLSRRARLPNLAALKDLPNTNQEWLELLRDQEIAHEAELDKWQQVLQTAIELLKKVSNVCEKIYNDGKLRQRIESMSMPAHSEF; encoded by the exons GCGCGACTCCATCACTGAGGAGATCACGATTacgaccaccaccaccaccagtaCTCTGAGCACCAAGCTACTGACCATCCAGGAGGCCGCCGGCAGCCTCGAGCAGAGCAGCCTCTCCAAATCGTCGTCCTCCAAACAGATCGCTTCCACGACAGCCCCAACAGGTGGATCGCCGCCCAGCAGTGCTCGTCTCTCGCCAAAGCCGCGGCATGACTCCTGCGGAAGCAGTCCTGGCCTAGGGCAGGCTGCCACCTCCACGAGTCCCTGCGCCACTTCCAGTCCCCTGAACGGCTCCTCCCAGGGCGCCACGCCCAGCATAAATATCGTGTCCAGCGACTCGAGCCGGGATCAGCCCCTCCAATCGCAGAGCGTAGACTCGAACGGGTTCACCGCCCCGGTCGGAAGCCTCACGGACAGCCCCTGCAGCCGCAAGAGCTCCACCAGCTCCAAGGGGAAGGCGAGCCAGCCCAAGTTGTCCACCTCCAGCAGCGGACGTGATGAG GACATCTCCCAGCACCGGCTGAGCGACCTCACCCCGCACGAGCTGAGCCTTCTCCGCGTGGACAGGGAGCAGCAGGTgaccagcagcagctccaccTCCAACGAGAAGCCGGCCAAGCCCTCCCGGCTCTCGGAGCGGGCCAAGAAGAAGTCCTGGTACAACGTCATCTACCCCAACTACAAGTCGCGTGCCGAGGACTTTAAGAAGCTCTTCAAGGACGTGCCCAACGATGAGCGTCTGATTGTGG ATTATTCGTGTGCCCTGCAGCGTGATATTCTAGTTCAGGGACGATTGTACGTATCACAGAACTACGTCTGCTTCCACGCCAACATCTTCTCCTGGGAGACCTTCCTGAGCATCAAGTGGAAGGATGTAACGGCCATTACCAAGGAGAAGACGGCCTTGGTGATACCCAATGCCATTTCGATAGCCAGCGGCAAGGACAAGTACTTCTTTGCCACGTTCACGTCGCGCGACAAGAGCTTCTTGATGCTCTTCCGTGTCTGGCAGAACACGCTGATGAACAAGCAGTTCTCGCCACAGGAGATTTGGAAGTACGTGCATAGCTCCTACGGCGAGGAGCTGGGCCTAACCACCGACGACGAGGACTACATCGATCCCACGCTGGACAACGGCAACGAGACGGACTTTGACTTCCAGACGGCCATCGACGACGACAGTCAGTCGCAGCGCCAGTCGCAACAGTCGAACCAGTCCAACCAGTCCAATCCCCAGCTGCCCCAGAGCGGCAACAGCAGCgccagcagcggcggcggtgCCAGCCGGGCCTCAGCCCCCCGCAAGTCAAAGACGAAATACTTCTTCAACTCGTCCAAGTCCTCGGCCAACGCCTCGGCCAGCGGTTCGGACAACAACAAGACCAGGGAGAGTTCGCGCAAACTCAACAAGAAGATGAAGCAGAACGCCAAAGAGTTGACGCTCAGCTCCGTGAAGCCGGCGGAGCAATCGGTCAGTGTTACCATGACCCAGGTGCCCGtagccagcagcagcagcactgcCGGCTCCACTACGAACACATCCACCTCCTCCACAGTCGCCAACCATTCCGGTTCCGGGACCTTGACTGGTTCAGGATCAGGTTCTGGCCCAGTAGCTCCAAGCGGCACCGATAAGAAGAGCGCTGAGAAGAAAATCAGCACGGCTTCTAGTTCAGgcgcagcagctgcagcagcggcCGTGGCGGCTTCGGATGGCACCTCAGGTTGTCCTGCGACGGAGTCTAAGCTGGAGACCAAACGCAAGCTGAGCAAGAATCACAAGACCGCCGACGAGGCCGTGCCCACAGATGTGTCCGACTCGTCCGACTCCGAAGCGAACAATGTGCC ATTTGTGCCCACCACAGAATGCACTTCCACGCACGAGGGTCGCCAGATTGTGCACACCATCCTGCCCATCAACGTGGACACTCTGTTTAACATGCTCTTCAGTAAATCCAAATTCCTGACGGACTTCCACGCCTCGCGCAAGTCCACAGACCTTATAATGGGCGAGTGGTCCAGGAATGAGGAAGGCCTGAACGTACGAACCGTAAACGTCACCGTGCAGTTGGCCGCCTCCGTGGGTCCCAAGTCCTCAAAG GTGACTGAGTACCAGACCATGCGGGAGTGCAGCAAGCCCGGGGAACTGTATTCCATAGACGTAAATAGTGTAAACGCAGGCATTCCATATGCGGACAGTTTCAGCGTACTCATCCACTTCTGCCTCGCCAG GACGGTCGATGATCACACGATGCTGTCGGTACACACCCAGATCAAGTACAAGAAGTCGATTTGGGGCGTTGTCAAGGGATTCATCGAGAAGAACACTTGGGCGGGTCTGGAGGACTTCTTCGGCTCCCAGCTGCACGCGCTCCAGAGCGAAACGTGCATTCCGCCCGCCAAGGGCAAGGGACGGCGTCCGCGGAGGG GCATGAATCCCCCTTCTGCGACATCAACATCCTCATCGGCGAAAACAGCCACTGCCACGACCACCACCACTGCAGCTGTGGCCACCACGACGAGTACGGACAATGACAGCATTCACGAGGCGCCACATCATCTGTCACCCAGTCTGCTGTTCACCCAGCCccaccagcagcaccagcaccagcacctgCACAtgcatcaccaccaccaccatcaccacggTGGCCAGCAGCATcatcaccatcatcatcaacagCACGGCCACTTCGATGCCAGGCCCTCCCATCATCATCAACCGCTTTCCAATCACCATTACCCTCATCATCAGCATCCCCATTGGCATCATC GAACCGCCACACAAATACGCCCCCTGGAGGAAGCAGGCGGCACGGCACAGCCGGGCATCGCCGGCTTGCCCGGCGACACCCTAGACACCCAGCCGCTTGTCGCCGGGGCTGCAGTCGGCGCCGCTCCCGGTCACCCGCTGCTGCTCGAGGGCGGCAAGCAGCCCCATCTCCACCAGCAGCAGTCGCACCAACACCTCCACCTACAGCAGCACcacaagcagcagcagcagttgcacCCGGGCGGCGACGACGGCCAGCCGCTGGCGATGGGTCACGGGCAGGGTCACAGACTCGGTTTCAGACACAGGGGCTTGTCGTTGTTGGTTATTCTGTTGCTGTGCTTGATGCTGGCATTAAATGTGATATTATTACTTAAGCTCTGGAAGCTGGAGGAACGGATTGACGTGGATCTCAGTCGGCGGGCGCGACTGCCCAACTTGGCGGCCTTAAA ggaCCTACCTAACACAAACCAGGAATGGCTGGAGCTGCTGCGCGATCAGGAAATCGCACACGAAGCCGAGCTAGATAAGTGGCAGCAGGTGCTCCAGACTGCCATTGAGTTGCTGAAAAAGGTGAGCAATGTGTGCGAAAAGATCTACAACGACGGCAAGCTGCGTCAGCGGATCGAGTCGATGTCTATGCCGGCGCACAGTGAATTCTAA